The region CGGTAAGCCCTGATTACACAGATTGCAAACAGCGATTACACGGATACACCGACGAAGTTTAATCTGTGTAATCTGTCTTAATCGGTGTAATCAAGGGGGCAATGAGTTTTTCAGTGCCCCCTAAATACATAAATCTTAAAAATATAAATAAGGGTTATTTCATTGATTATCAAAAAAAATTATAAACTTACGGGCGGCATAAAAATAAAAGTTATAAAATCACCGCCAGCACATCCTATACAATCTTTGCCTATTCCTGAAATAGTAGTTTTGTCTTTAATGCAGCAGCCGGGAATAATGCTTAAACCAATTGTCTCAAAGGGTGATAGCGTTCTTACTGGGCAAAAAATTGCCGAATCGGAGGACCCTTTTTCTGTCCCATTGCATTCTTCTGTTACGGGTAAAATACTTGATATCAGAGAGTATCCTCATCCGGTTACCGGAGAAAAAGTTGAATCTATAGTAATAGAATCTGTTGGGAAAGATGATAAAATTGTGCCTAAAAAAACATATTCTGACTATTTTCGCTACACTCCTCATGAACTTCTCTCGGTTATAAAAGATTGCGGTATTGTCGGCCTTGGAGGCGAGGCCTTTCCTGCTCATATAAAGCTTAAAGTGGGTAAAAAAGAAGTTGATACATTAATAGTTAATGCAGTTGAAAGCGATCCTTTTCTTAATTGTGATAATGCATTAATTCATGAAAACGCTAGAACCATAGTAGACGGCATAAAAATATTAATGTATATACTTGATATTTCTCATTCAATAATAGCTTTGCGGCAGGACAATATCCAGACGGTTAATATGTTGCGAAATATTATTTTTCATGAGCCGAATATATTTATTGCGCTTCTTCCGCCTAAATATCCTCAAGGAAACGAAAAACTTCTAATTAAAACATTGCTGGGAAGGACCGTTCATTCGGGCAAATTACCGGTTGATGCAGGGGTAATCGTTAGTAATGCGGCAACAATTTACTCAATCTGCAGGGCGGTAAAAAATGGCGAACCGCTAATTTCCAGAGTGATTACCGTAGAAACTTCAGACTTGAACAGTTGCAGGAATCTCT is a window of Elusimicrobiota bacterium DNA encoding:
- the rsxC gene encoding electron transport complex subunit RsxC, which codes for MIIKKNYKLTGGIKIKVIKSPPAHPIQSLPIPEIVVLSLMQQPGIMLKPIVSKGDSVLTGQKIAESEDPFSVPLHSSVTGKILDIREYPHPVTGEKVESIVIESVGKDDKIVPKKTYSDYFRYTPHELLSVIKDCGIVGLGGEAFPAHIKLKVGKKEVDTLIVNAVESDPFLNCDNALIHENARTIVDGIKILMYILDISHSIIALRQDNIQTVNMLRNIIFHEPNIFIALLPPKYPQGNEKLLIKTLLGRTVHSGKLPVDAGVIVSNAATIYSICRAVKNGEPLISRVITVETSDLNSCRNLWVRNGTLIKDIVEYCGFKIDKTNSFVLGSIMRGKKHFSLDVPVIKSTRGVFILKQSDLIDYKNFDCFRCGNCVKACPVNLLPNKISTLVKEGKMDKLGNYYPELCLECGTCSFVCPSYRPIFEHIQTAKKEMVKKYDTGKFGVYQ